The following coding sequences are from one Methanosarcina sp. WWM596 window:
- a CDS encoding 50S ribosomal protein L5, translating into MRTPVVEKVIVHMGVGESGQQLVNAEDILRAITGQEVVKCFAKRTLPAFAIKKNEPIGCKVTLRGPKAQEFLETSLGIIEKTLSKTQFDSLGNVSFGIEEHTDFPGMRYDPNIGVFGMDVTVVLKRPGERICKRRIATRKIPTGHRVTVDDAIAFLNESYGVEVM; encoded by the coding sequence ATGCGCACACCTGTTGTTGAAAAGGTAATTGTCCACATGGGTGTTGGAGAAAGTGGTCAACAACTGGTAAACGCCGAAGACATCCTACGGGCTATCACAGGACAGGAAGTCGTAAAGTGCTTTGCAAAAAGGACCCTTCCTGCTTTTGCAATCAAAAAGAATGAGCCCATCGGTTGCAAGGTAACTCTCAGGGGTCCGAAAGCTCAGGAGTTCCTTGAGACATCTCTTGGGATAATTGAGAAGACTCTGAGCAAGACACAGTTCGATTCCCTCGGAAACGTCTCTTTTGGGATTGAAGAACATACTGACTTTCCGGGTATGAGATATGATCCTAACATCGGGGTTTTCGGAATGGACGTCACTGTTGTACTCAAACGCCCGGGAGAAAGGATTTGCAAAAGGAGAATCGCAACCCGGAAAATCCCGACTGGCCACAGGGTCACGGTGGACGATGCGATCGCCTTCCTTAACGAAAGTTACGGCGTGGAGGTCATGTAA
- a CDS encoding 30S ribosomal protein S4e, which yields MTHQKRLSVPKSWKVGKKGNKWISTTRPGPHSQARSLPLGIIIRDILKLVDNSREGKRVLSEGKVLVDGIPRKDLRFPVGLFDVITLPLVNEAYRMLQDEKGRLTLHKLNETNVNKLCRIDNKLTVKGGKVQLNLNDGTNIIGSNEYGTKDSLILSIPDKQVVKHLKFEVGNLAMVVGGQHSGETGKIMEIKEVKSSRHNTVMISGETDFETIEDYVIVIGKDKPEIRLGGELSE from the coding sequence GTGACACACCAGAAAAGATTATCAGTTCCAAAGAGCTGGAAGGTCGGGAAAAAAGGCAATAAGTGGATCTCCACTACCCGCCCGGGGCCTCACAGCCAGGCACGTAGTCTTCCGCTCGGAATCATCATTCGGGACATTCTCAAGCTTGTTGACAACAGCAGAGAAGGTAAAAGGGTTCTCTCCGAAGGAAAAGTTCTTGTTGACGGAATTCCCAGGAAAGACCTCAGATTCCCGGTAGGGCTCTTTGATGTAATTACCCTTCCTCTTGTAAATGAAGCATACCGGATGCTCCAGGATGAAAAGGGACGCCTGACCCTTCACAAGCTCAACGAAACTAACGTAAACAAGCTGTGCAGGATCGACAACAAGTTAACCGTCAAGGGAGGAAAAGTCCAGCTTAACCTCAATGACGGAACCAACATCATTGGCTCCAACGAGTACGGGACAAAGGACTCCCTGATTCTTTCCATTCCTGACAAGCAGGTAGTAAAACACCTGAAGTTTGAGGTCGGAAACCTTGCAATGGTTGTAGGTGGTCAGCACTCGGGAGAAACCGGAAAGATCATGGAGATCAAGGAAGTTAAGAGTTCCAGACACAACACAGTAATGATTTCCGGAGAAACCGATTTCGAAACAATCGAGGACTACGTAATCGTTATTGGTAAGGACAAACCTGAAATTCGGCTTGGTGGTGAGCTTAGTGAGTAA
- a CDS encoding 30S ribosomal protein S14, translating to MTDTINKSGRGVNECKRCGRKQGLVRKYDIYLCRHCFREIAHEMGFDKYS from the coding sequence ATGACAGATACAATAAACAAGTCCGGAAGAGGAGTAAACGAATGCAAACGGTGCGGAAGAAAACAGGGGCTTGTCCGTAAATACGACATCTACCTCTGCAGGCACTGTTTCAGGGAAATTGCCCACGAGATGGGCTTTGATAAGTACTC
- the rplX gene encoding 50S ribosomal protein L24, translating to MVSKQPRKQRKARYTAPLHIRQKFMGARLSEGLTKQYGTRSAAVITGDTVKVMRGDFKGTEGKVQSVSLMDGTISVDGVTSTKVDGTEVPRPINPSNVMITKLEMKDGRRASSIKK from the coding sequence ATGGTATCCAAACAGCCCAGAAAGCAGAGAAAGGCAAGATACACCGCACCTCTCCATATCAGGCAGAAATTCATGGGTGCAAGACTCAGTGAGGGACTTACCAAACAGTACGGCACAAGAAGTGCTGCAGTCATCACTGGTGACACAGTAAAGGTCATGCGCGGAGACTTCAAAGGCACTGAAGGAAAAGTCCAGTCCGTATCTCTTATGGACGGCACAATCTCAGTGGACGGAGTTACTTCCACAAAAGTGGACGGCACTGAAGTCCCAAGGCCCATAAATCCCTCAAACGTCATGATCACAAAACTAGAAATGAAAGACGGGCGCAGAGCGTCAAGCATTAAAAAGTGA